TTAACATCAGGGTGAAACTATGCCTGTCTGAATTTTGTTAGGGATTACATGTAGCTACACCTGATTATCTATAGAGATTAATTACCTTATGCTTACGGTAATTCTCAGAACCATAAATTTATTCAAATATTCATAAAATCAGAGATTTCCGAATAATTGTTATGCTTGCAAGCAGCTGCAGAATGCCTGTCTGAAAAACACATTTTCCGCTGTTTTATCCGCTATATTTCCGAATAGTGATAATTAAAACATTTAGATAATTGGTTTTTCGGTAAATTGAGCATAAAATTCCAAAAAATAAAAAAATAAGACTTTCCGGATTTCAGACAAAGGATTTGCATGTTTTTTGTGCAATAAATAAAACAATGAATGCGGCAGGCGTGCTATGCATATTGAAAATATTAAGAAAAGTTAAATTGAATTAAATACAGTTTAAAATAATCACGCCTAAAAATGCTCAAAAAATAAGCAAAATAATCTTATAAAATCATTTAATGATAATCGTTATCATAAAAGTATTGAAATTATTGAACTTTTTCAAAAAAATCGGGAGTGTTTAACTTTTAATCAGCAGTAATTTTGGCTACAATAGCCTACATTTATTTTATCTATTTGTGCTTAACAAAACAGGTGTAAAAAACCATGTTAGCTAACTATTTCCCCGTTTTAATCTTTTTGATTGTCGGTTTGGCAGCGGGCATATTGTTTTTGGTGCTGGGTAATGTGCTCGGCCCGAAACGCCACTACCACGAAAAAGACACGCCGTTTGAATGCGGTTTCGAAGCATTTGAAAATGCCCGTATGAAATTCGACGTGCGTTACTACTTGGTGGCGATTCTGTTTATCTTGTTTGATTTGGAAGTGGCATTCATGATTCCGTGGGCAGTGGTGTTTAAAGACCTGATGGTTTCCCACGGACAGTTTGCCTTCTGGTCGATGTTTGTGTTCATTGTGGTGCTCACGGTGGGCTTTATCTACGAATGGAAAAAAGGTGCGCTGGAATGGGAATAGAAGGCGTTTTGAATAAAGGCTTCGTAACCGCCAGCGCGGATACGGTGTTGAATTATGTGCGCACAGGTTCGTTGTGGCCGGTAACTTTCGGCTTGGCATGCTGTGCGGTAGAAATGATGCAGGCAGGTGCGTCGCGTTACGACCTCGACCGTTTCGGCATTATTTTCCGTCCGTCTCCGCGTCAGTCCGACTTGATGATTGTGGCCGGCACTTTGTGCAACAAGATGGCACCCGCGTTGCGCCGCGTGTACGACCAAATGGCCGAGCCGCGCTGGGTGTTGTCGATGGGATCGTGCGCCAACGGCGGCGGCTACTACCACTATTCTTATTCAGTAGTCCGCGGTTGCGACCGTATCGTGCCGGTAGACGTATATGTACCCGGCTGTCCGCCAACTGCCGAAGCCTTGATTTACGGCCTGATTCAGCTGCAAGGCAAAATCAAACGCACTTACACCATTGCCCGTAACTAGGAGAACAAGATGCACGTAAACGATTTGTATCCGGTTGTCCAAAACGTGTTGGGCGATAAAGCAAGCAAAGTGATCTTGGCTTTAGATGAAATTACCGTTGAATGCCAACCCGAGCACTACCTGAATATCATGACCACGCTGCGTGATCATGCCGACCTGCACTTCGAATCGTTGGTAGATTTATGCGGTGTCGATTACAGCACCTATAAAAACGAACCGTGGGAAGGCAAGCGCTTTGCCGTAGTCAGCCAGTTGGTGTCAATAAAAAACAACCAACGCATCCGCGTACGCGTGTGGGCGGCAGATGACGATTTTCCTGTTGTCGATTCCGTTACCGATATCTACAACAGCGCCGATTGGTACGAACGAGAAGCCTTCGACCTGTTCGGTATTCTGTTCAACAACCACCCCGATTTGCGCCGCATTCTCACCGACTACGGTTTTGTCGGCCATCCTTTCCGCAAAGATTTCCCGATTTCCGGCTATGTAGAAATGCGCTACGACGAAGCCGAAAAACGCGTGATTTACCAACCCGTAACCATCGAGCCGCGCGAAATTACCCCGCGCATCGTCCGCGAGGAGAACTACGGTGGCTAATAAATTAAGAAACTACACCATCAACTTCGGTCCGCAGCACCCTGCCGCACACGGCGTATTGCGTATGATTTTGGAGCTGGAAGGCGAAACCATCGTCCGTGCCGACCCCCATATCGGCCTTTTGCACCGCGGTACCGAAAAACTGGCCGAAACCCGCACCTACCTGCAAGCCCTGCCTTATATGGACCGCTTGGACTACGTTTCCATGATGGTCAACGAACAGGCGTATTGTTTGGCAGTAGAAAAACTGACCGGAGTCGAAGTCCCTATCCGCGCCCAATACATCCGTGTGATGTTTGCCGAAGTAACCCGCATTCTGAACCACCTGATGGGTATCGGTTCCCATGCGCTCGATATCGGCGCGATGACTGTATTCCTCTATGCTTTCCGCGAGCGCGAAGAGTTGATGGACTTATACGAAGCCGTATCCGGCGCCCGTATGCACGCGGCCTACTTCCGCCCCGGCGGCGTATATCGTGATTTGCCCGACTTCATGCCTAAATACGAATCGAGCAAATTCCGCAATGCCAAAGTGCTGAAAAAGCTCAACGAAGCCCGTGAAGGCACCATGCTCGATTTTATCGAAGCTTTCACCGAACGCTTCCCTTCTTGTGTAGACGAATACGAAAGCCTGCTTACCGACAACCGTATTTGGAAACAGCGTACAGTCGGCATCGGCGTGGTTTCGCCCGAACGCGCCCTGCAAAAAGGCTTTACCGGCGTGATGCTGCGCGGTTCGGGCATCGAATGGGATATCCGCAAAAAAGCCCCTTATGATGCCTATGCCAACGTTGATTTCGATATTCCCGTCGGCGTAAACGGCGACTGCTACGACCGCTATCTGTGCCGTATCAACGAAATGCGCGAATCCAACCGTATTATCAAACAGTGCGTGCAATGGCTCAAAGCCAACCCCGGCTCCGTGATTGTCGATAACCACAAAGTCGCGCCGCCCAAACGCACCGAAATGAAAATGGGTATGGAAGACTTGATTCACCACTTCAAACTGTTTACCGAAGGCATGCACGTGCCCGAAGGCGAAACCTATGCCGCAGTCGAGCACCCCAAAGGCGAGTTTGGCATTTATATGATTTCAGACGGCGCCAACAAACCTTACCGCCTGAAAATCCGTGCCCCCGGCTTTGCCCACCTGCAAGGCATGGACGAAATGGCACGCGGCCACATGTTGGCCGACGTGGTAGCCATCATCGGTACGCAAGACATCGTATTCGGAGAGGTAGACCGATAATGTTATCCGCAGAATCTTTAAAACTGATAGATGTTGAATTGGCGAAATACCCCGCCGACCAACGCCGTTCCGCCATCATGGGTGCATTACGCATTGCCCAAGAAGAAAAACGCTGGCTCACGCCCGAAACCATAGAGTTTGTGGCCGATTATGTCGGCATCGCACCGGCAGCCGCTTACGAAGTTGCCACTTTCTACAATATGTACGACCTTGCCCCCGTAGGCAAATACAAACTTACCGTCTGCACCAACCTGCCTTGCGCCCTGCGCGGCGGTGTGAATGCGGCCGAATACCTGAAACAGAAACTCGGCATCGGCTTTGGCGAAACCACTTCAGACGGCCTTTATACCTTAATGGAAGGCGAGTGCATGGGCGCATGTGGCGATGCCCCCGTGATGCTGGTAAACAACCACAAAATGTGCAGCTTTATGACTGAAGAAGCGATTGAAGCGAAATTGGCGGAGTTGAAATAAAAGCCAGCCTGAAAGGTAGAAGATTGAGGTTGGTTTGAAAACCCGGTAACACCGCAAAGACCGTCTGTAAAAAAGTGGGTCAATTAAGTTGTTAAGCAGGTTATGAACTCAAAAGAATTGGTGAAATATTTTTATGAGCAGATTTTTTCGAGAAATCTGATGGATGAAATCGAAAATTATGTTGATGAAAAATGTAATTTGAGAGTGGGAACAGAAATATTTCCAATAGGCTTAGATGGTATGAAAAAGCACATTTCAGATGTGCGGGAAACGTATCCTGATTTTACAATCCAAGTTATTAACCAATTCTCAGAAAAAGAGTATGTAATTTCAGAAATTATTGCAATGGGAACCCATAAAGGCGTGTTTTTGGGAATACAGCCGACAAACAGGAAATTGACTTTTACTGGAATTGATGTCGATAAAGTTGAGAATGGTAAGATTGTAGAGCACAGTGGGGCAATTAATACTTTTGAAACTTTTATTCAAGAAAATATTATAAAGATTTGAATAAATAGGATAGTAAGCCGTAGGTCGGATCCAAGAATGCGACCCACAAAACTCGGCATCGGCTGCGATGAAATCACTTCAGATGGCCTCTACACCTTAGTGGAAGGCGAGTACATGGTAAACACAACCACAAAATGTGCAGCTTTATGACCGAAGAAGCGATTGAAGCGAAATTGGCGGAGTTGCAGTAAGGGCTACCTGAAAGGCCGTCTGAAAAGAAAGGAAGCAAAAATGGAAGCAAAATGCTTGTGTGGTGCCGTATCCATAAAAGTTGAAGCTGACCGCAAGCTGCACGCCTGCCATTGCGGCAAATGCCGTACTTGGGGTAGTGGTGCAAGTTTTACCTTGACGGCCAAAAAACCTGAAATCAGTGGCAGCGAACATATCGGCCGCTACTGCTCGTCCGAATGGGCGGAACGCTGTTTCTGCAAACAATGCGGCACGCACCTGTTTGTGCAGGTGGGCGACGATTATTACATCAATGCGGGATTATTTGCCGATAACGCCGATTTTGAGCTGGAAAGCCAAATTTTTATCGACTGCAAAGCACCGTATTACGATTTGGCCAACGATACGCCGAAACTGACCGAGCATGAGTTTTTAGCCATGATTGGCGCGGAGAAATAACGGGCAGCAAGCCGTAGGTCGGATTCTTGAATCCGATACGGCGAAGCATTTTAAACACTTTAAAAAATCCCTTTTCAGACGGCCTCAACAAGGCTACCTGAAAAGCCGTCTGAAAACCCTTCAGACAGGCATGTAAAAAATATCAGCGCATAACCGCATCAGGCGGTTGGGCGGCAAAACAAAAGATTGAAGAAGATTAACCGATTAGGGCTAAGCAAATGGCTATTTTCCAATCAGGCGTGATTTTTGAAAACGTCGATACCCGCAATCCCGACTGTTGGCACTTGGAAGCATACCAAGCGCGTGGCGGCTACCAAGCACTGCGTAAAATCCTGACTGAAAACATGTCGCAAGACGACGTGATTGCCGAAGTCAAGACTTCGGGCTTGCGCGGGCGTGGCGGTGCGGGCTTCCCCACCGGTTTGAAATGGAGCTTTATGCCCCGTTCCTTCCCCGGTGCGAAATACGTCGTCTGCAACACCGACGAAGGCGAACCCGGCACATTCAAAGACCGCGACATCATCAACTTCAACCCCCATGCGTTGATCGAGGGCATGATCATTGCCGGATACGCAATGGGCGCGGAAGCAGGCTACAACTATATCCACGGCGAAATCTTCGAAGGTTACCAGCGTTTTGAAGAAGCCCTGGCCGAAGCCCGCCAAGCCGGTTTCTTGGGTAAAAACATCATGGGAACGGATTTCAGCTTCGAGCTGTTTGCCGCCCACGGTTACGGCGCATATATCTGCGGCGAAGAAACCGCCTTGCTGGAATCGCTCGAAGGCAAAAAAGGCCAACCGCGCTTCAAACCGCCGTTCCCCGCTTCATACGGCCTGTACGGAAAACCCACCACCATCAACAACACCGAAACTTTTGCTTCGGTGCCGTTCATTATCCGTGACGGCGGACAAACCTTTGCCGACAAAGGCATCGAAAACGCAGGCGGCACCAAACTGTTTTCCATTTCCGGCCACGTTGAACGCCCCGGCAACTACGAAGTGCCGTTAGGTACGCCGTTTGCCAAACTGCTGGAAATGGCCGGCGGCATGAAAGACGGCAAAAAACTCAAAGCCGTGATCCCCGGCGGTTCGTCTGCGCCCGTATTGCCCGGCGAAGTAATGATGACCTTGAACATGGATTACGATTCCATCGCCAAAGCAGGTTCCATGCTCGGTTCGGGCGCGATTATCGTGATGGACGAAGACGTGTGCATGGTCAAAGCCCTCGAACGCTTGAGCTACTTCTACCACGAAGAATCCTGCGGCCAATGCACTCCCTGCCGCGAGGGTACCGGCTGGTTATACCGCGTGGTGCACCGCATTGCCGAAGGCAAAGGCCGCCCCGAAGATTTGGACTTGCTCGATTCGGTCGGCAACAATATGGCCGGCCGCACCATCTGCGCCTTGGCCGATGCCGCCGTATTCCCCGTGCGCAGCTTTACCAAGCATTTCCGCCATGAATTTGAACACTATATCGAGCATGGCAAACCGGCTAAAGAGCATAAGTGGTGTTAGTAAAAGCCGGCTGGTTGGAAAGTAGTGCCTTTTCAATAATAAGGTTGGTTTTTTTTCATTGATTGATTCAGTTTGGTTTTTATAAAACTTCAATGTGAAAATGTTGGTTGATTATAGTCAAAATATTTCTCTCGAATTGGTCTAATTGGCTGCTTAAATTTTAATTTGAGGATGAGATTGTGAAAAAAATAAAATTCTTTTCTAAGCAAACAGCTTGGGTTTTTACTGTATCTGTTGCTGTTTCAGCAGTGGTATTTGGCTTGGTGTCCGAGTCTAATCATCGGCAACAAATGGATTACGCAGATTTGGCGGATAAGGATTTGCTTTCACATCAACATAAAGTGGAGGTGTGGAAGGATCCCAATTGCGGTTGTTGTACTGAATGGGTTAAGCATATGGAGGATAACGGCTTCCAAGTGGTTGTACACAATACTGGTAATCGTGAAGCGAGAGATGAGTTAGGGATGCCGCAAAAATATGGGGCGTGCCATACAGCCAAAGTAGATGGTTATGTTATAGAAGGACATACACCTGCAACGGATATTCGCCGTTTGCTCAAAGAAAAACCAGAGGCTTTGGGTTTGGCAACACCTGGTATGCCGTTGGGTTCTCCTGGTATGGATGGAGAAATGTATCAAAATCGGAAGCATCCTTATGATGTGTTATTGGTCGCTAAAAACGGGAGTAATCAAATTTATCAATCTTACTAATATGTAAGAGAAGGTTGGGTTATTAATTCCAGTAAGAGTAGGTTGGGTTGTAAAACCCAACACAAATATCAGGCCGTCTGAAACATTGGGTTTAAAACCCAATCTACTTACATGATTGATTCCCTTTCAATCAGGCAGAATTTGCCTTGAAGCTTTAAAAAACTAATTAATGAAGTCGGAATTGAAAAACAGGCTGCCTGAAACACAGTCAAAAATAAAATGCCTGTCTGAAAACTTGGTAAACGTATACAACAAATAAAAAAACAGTATTTCAGACGGCCTCATTTAAATTTTTAATAAAACCGTAACTAGGAACATTAACCATGTTACAAATTGAAATCGACGGTAAACAGATTGCAGTCAAGCAGGGTGCGACCGTAATGGAAGCGGCGCACGAGCTGGGCACTTATATCCCGCATTTCTGCTACCACAAAAAATTATCCATTGCCGCCAACTGCCGCATGTGCTTGGTGGAGGTGGAAAAAGCCCCCAAACCCCTGCCTGCCTGTGCCACGCCGGTAACAGACGGCATGGTGGTGCATACCCATTCCGCCAAGGCCAAGCAGGCGCAGGAAGGCGTGATGGAATTTCTGCTCATCAACCACCCGCTGGATTGCCCGATTTGCGACCAGGGCGGTGAGTGTCAGCTGCAGGATTTGGCCGTGGGCTACGGTAAATCGTCGAGCCGTTATCAAGAAGAAAAACGCTCGGTTGTACCCAAAGATATGGGGCCGTTGGTGTCGGCGGAAGAAATGAGCCGCTGTATCCACTGTACCCGCTGTGTGCGCTTTACCGAAGAGATTGCCGGTTTGCAGGAAATCGCTATGGCCAATCGCGGCGAGTTTTCCGAAATCATGCCGTTTATCGGCAAAGCGGTGGAAACCGAATTGTCCGGCAACGTGATTGATTTGTGTCCGGTGGGTGCCTTAACCAGCAAACCGTTCCGCTACGATGCCCGCTCTTGGGAATTGAGCCGCCGCAAAACCATTTCCGCGCATGATGCTTTGGGCAGCAACTTAATCGTGCAAACCAAAGACCACACCGTACGCCGCGTGTTGCCGTTGGAAAACGAAGCTGTGAACGAATGCTGGATTTCCGACCGCGACCGCTTCGCCTACGAAGGCCTGTATCACGAAAGCCGTCTGAAAACCCCGAAAATCAAACACGGCGGCCAATGGCATGAAGTGGATTGGCAAACCGCGCTCGAATATGTGCGTAAAACCTTAGATTGCATTCAAAAAGAAGACGGCCAAGATGCGGTAGGTATTTGGGCTAACCCGATGAACACTATTGAAGAGCTGTATCTGGCCAAAAAACTTTCAGACGGCCTCAATATCAAGCATTTCGACACACGCTTGATGCAGCAAGACAGCCGCCTTGCGGGCAGCTTGAAAGGTGCGCAATGGCTGGGTCAAAGCATTGAAAGTTTGGGCAATGCCGATGCCGTGCTGGTTGTAGGCGCGAATCTGCGCAAAGAACAACCGCTGCTGACTGCCCGTTTGCGCCGTGCCGCCAAGTCTTATATGGCTCTGAGCATCATGGCGAGCAGCAAAGAAGAATTGCACATGCCTTTGTTGGCACAAGAAGCTGTACATCCGAACGAATGGGCAGGCCGTCTGAAAAATATGGCGCAAGACCTTGAAAACGCTGTTTCAGGTAGCCTGAAAAATGCCGAAAAAGCGGCAATCGTGTTGGGTGCTGAAGTGCAAAACCACCCTGATTATGCGGCGATTTATGCTGCCGCTCAGGAATTGGCCGATGCCACCGGTGCGGTTTTGGGTGTTCTACCGCAAGCCGCCAACAGCGTGGGTGCGGATGTGTTGGGCGTGAACCGCGGCAATAGCATTCAAGAAATGTTGGCGCAACCGAAAAAAGCCGTGTTGCTGTTGAATGTAGAGCCTGAAATCGATGTGGCAAACGGCGGTAAAGCGGTAGCTGCATTGAAGCAAGCCCAAAGCGTGATGGCATTTACGCCGTTTGAAAGCGAAACCTTGCGCGAAGTGTGCGATGTGATGTTGCCGATTGCGCCGTTTACCGAAACATCGGGCAGCTTCATCAGCATGGAAGGCCGTCTGCAATCGTTCCACGGTGTGGTAAAAGGCTTTGCCGATTCGCGTCCGTTATGGAAAGTTTTGCGTGTGTTGGGCAATGTGTTCGAGCTGGAAGGCTTCGAATACGACAGCAGCGAGCAGGTATTGAGAGAAGCGGTAAACAAAGAAAGCTTGCCTGAAAAACTGAACAACCACAGCACTTGGCAAGGCGAAGCCGTTCAGACGGCCTCCGGTTTGGTGCGCGTAGGCGGTGTGGGCATCTACCATACCGATGCGATTGTGCGCCGCTCCGCTCCGTTGCAAGCGACTTCACATGCACAAGTGCCTGCCGCCCGTATTCATCCGAACACCTTGGCTGCTTTGGGCTTGCAAGACGGCGAGGCCGTGCAGGCAGGGCAGGGCGGCGCAACGGTTGGTGTGCGTGTAAGCGCCGATGCGGGCTTGCCTGAAAATGTTGTGTATCTGCCGCTGCATACTGAAAATGCTGCGTCGGGTGCGTTGATGAACACTATCGAACTGACGCGGGGTTAATCATGCAGGAATGGTTCCAAGCCTTGTTGGGTAATGAGATCGGCTTAATCGTTTCGATTGTGCTGAAAATCGTGATTATCTTGATCCCGTTGATTTTGACGGTGGCGTATCTTACCTACTTCGAGCGTAAGGTAATCGGCTATATGCAGCTGCGCGTCGGCCCGAACGTAACCGGCCCGTTTGGTTTGATTCAGCCCTTTGCCGACGTGCTGAAGTTGCTGTTTAAAGAAGTTACCCGTCCCAAACTGTCTAATAAGGCGTTGTTTTATATCGGCCCGATGATGTCGCTGATGCCTGCGTTTGCAGCTTGGGCGGTGATTCCGTTTTCTGATGAATGGCTGCTGACCAATGTGGATGCGGGTTTGCTGTACATCCTCATGATTACTTCTCTGTCCGTATATGGTGTGATTATTGCGGGTTGGGCTTCCAACTCCAAATATTCATTCTTAGGTGCCATGCGTTCTTCAGCCCAAACCATTTCTTACGAAATTGCCATGGGTGCGGCATTGGTATGCGTGGTAATGGTTTCGGGCAGCATGAATTTCAAAGAAATTGTTGCCAGCCAAGCCCAAGGCATTGCCGGCGGTTCGATTTTCTCTTGGAACTGGTTTGCTTTGTTCCCCGTATTCATCGTGTATCTGATTTCCGCCGTAGCCGAAACCAACCGTGCACCGTTCGACGTTGCCGAAGGCGAGTCGGAAATCGTGGCCGGTTTCCATGTGGAATATTCGGGCTTTGCATTTGCCCTGTTCTTCCTTGCCGAATATATTTTCATGATTCTGATCGGTGCGCTTACCGCCATCATGTTCTTAGGCGGTTGGCTGTCTCCGTTCCCGCAAACCTGGGGCATTATCGGTACGCCGAGCGCATTTTGGATGTTCTTGAAAATGGCCTTTATCCTTTACGGCTATTTGTGGATTCGTGCCACTTTCCCGCGCTACCGTTACGACCAAATTATGCGTTTGGGCTGGAAAGTGCTGATTCCGGTAACTTTTGTGTGCATCGTATTGCTCGGCTTGTGGATGATTTCGCCCTTGAGTTTGTGGAAATAAGGGAGAGAGTGAATTATGGCTAATTTAGTAAAAACCTTCCTGCTCGGCGAATTGGTAAAAGGCATGGGCGTTACGCTCAAAAACTTTTTCGCCCGCAAAGAAACGATTATGTTCCCCGAAGAAAAAACGCCGCAGTCGGTGCGTTTTCGCGGCCTGCATGCCCAGCGTCGCTATCCGAACGGGGAAGAACGCTGCATTGCCTGCAAACTGTGTGAAGCGGTTTGCCCGGCAATGGCGATTAATATCGAAAGTGAACAACGCGAAGACGGCAGCCGCCGTACTACCCGTTACGATATCGATTTGACCAAGTGCATTTTTTGCGGCTTTTGCGAAGAAGCCTGCCCGACCGATGCCATTGTGGAAACCCATATTCTCGAATACCACGGTGAGAAGCGCGGCGATTTGCACTACACCAAACCCATGTTGCTGGCGATTGGCGACAAATACGAAGCCGAAATCGCCAAACGCAAAGCTGCCGATGCACCCTACCGCTAAAGGAACAGAACCATGACTTTTTCTCTGATTATGTTCTACATATTGGCGGCCATTATCCTATTCGGTGCGGTAAAAACCGTTACCGCCAAAAACCCGGTGCACGCTTCTTTGTATTTGGTGCTTACTTTCTGTATGTCGGCAATGATGTGGATGCTGATGCAGGCCGAATTTTTGGGCATTACCTTGGTTGTGGTGTATGTGGGCGCAGTAATGGTGCTGTTCCTGTTTGTGGTGATGATGCTGAACATCGACATCGAAGAAATGCGTGCCGGTTTCTGGCGTAATGCTCCGGTGGCTTTCACAGTAGGTGTGCTGATGGCCGTTGCGTTAATTATGATTTTGATTGCACCTGATACCAATTTGGCCGCATTCGGCCCCATGAAAGATATTCCCGCCGATTACAGCAACGTGCGCGATTTGGGCAGCCAAATTTACACCACTTATTTGCTGCCGTTCGAATTGGCTGCGGTGCTGTTGGTGCTGGGCATGGTGGCAGCGATTGCGTTGGTACACCGCAAAACGGTTAACCCCAAATATATTAATCCTGCCGATCAAGTGAAAGTGAATGCCAAAGAAGGCCGTATGCGTATGGTGAAAATGGAAGCTGTGGTGCATAAGCCCGCACAGCCTGAAACAGATTCAGACGGCCAGGCAGAGGAGGGCAAAGCATGATTACGATTACGCATTATTTGGTGCTCGCCGCCTTGCTGTTCGGCATCAGTGCGATGGGTATCTTTATGAACCGCAAAAACGTGTTGGTATTGTTGATGTCGATCGAGTTGATGCTGTTGGCAGTGAATTTTAACTTTATCGCGTTTTCACAATACCTTGGCGATACTGCGGGGCAGATTTTCGTGTTCTTCGTGCTAACTGTTGCGGCAGCCGAGTCTGCCATCGGTTTGGCGATTATGGTATTGGTATTCCGTAACCGCAACACGATTAATGTAGCGGATTTGAACAGTTTGAAGGGTTAATCGGGAGAAATAAGAAAAATGAACGATATGAGCTTATATCTGGCGATTGCTCTGATTCCGCTGGCAGGTTCTCTGCTGGCCGGTTTGTTCGGCAATAAAATCGGCCGTGCCGGTGCACACACGGTAACCATTTTAGGCGTAGCCGTTTCCGCCGTATTATCGGCTTATGTGTTGTGGGGCTTTATTAACGGCTCGCGCACCAAATTCGATGAAAATGTATACACATGGTTAACCATGGGCGGGATAGATTTTTCTGTCGGATTTTTAGTAGACACTTTAACAGCCATGATGATGGTGGTGGTAACCAGCGTTTCTTTAATGGTGCATATCTATACCATTGGTTATATGCACGACGAGAAAGTAGGCTACCAACGCTTCTTCAGTTATATCTCGTTGTTTACGTTTAGCATGTTGATGCTGGTGATGAGCAATAACTTCATTCAGTTGTTTTTCGGTTGGGAAGCCGTAGGTTTGGTTTCTTATCTGCTCATCGGTTTTTATTTCAAACGTGAAAGCGCGATTTTTGCAAACTTGAAGGCTTTTTTGGTTAACCGCGTAGGTGACTTCGGTTTCATCTTAGGTATCGGTTTGGTATTGGCTTATTTCGGCGGCAGCTTGCGTTATGCCGATGTGTTTGCTTATTTGCCAAATGTAGTAGGCATGCAGATTTTCGGTTGGGATTTGATTACCGTAACCTGCCTGCTGTTATTTGTGGGTGCGATGGGTAAATCTGCCCAGTTCCCGCTGCATGTTTGGCTGCCCGATTCGATGGAAGGTCCGACACCTATTTCTGCATTGATTCATGCGGCAACCATGGTAACGGCCGGTTTGTTTATGGTATCGCGTATGTCGCCGATTTATGAATTGTCTACTACGGCACTTTCGGTGATTATGGTAATCGGTGCGATTACTGCGCTCTTTATGGGCTTTCTCGGTACGATCCAAAACGATATTAAACGCGTGGTGGCTTATTCTACCTTGTCTCAATTAGGTTA
This portion of the Neisseria canis genome encodes:
- the nuoG gene encoding NADH-quinone oxidoreductase subunit NuoG produces the protein MLQIEIDGKQIAVKQGATVMEAAHELGTYIPHFCYHKKLSIAANCRMCLVEVEKAPKPLPACATPVTDGMVVHTHSAKAKQAQEGVMEFLLINHPLDCPICDQGGECQLQDLAVGYGKSSSRYQEEKRSVVPKDMGPLVSAEEMSRCIHCTRCVRFTEEIAGLQEIAMANRGEFSEIMPFIGKAVETELSGNVIDLCPVGALTSKPFRYDARSWELSRRKTISAHDALGSNLIVQTKDHTVRRVLPLENEAVNECWISDRDRFAYEGLYHESRLKTPKIKHGGQWHEVDWQTALEYVRKTLDCIQKEDGQDAVGIWANPMNTIEELYLAKKLSDGLNIKHFDTRLMQQDSRLAGSLKGAQWLGQSIESLGNADAVLVVGANLRKEQPLLTARLRRAAKSYMALSIMASSKEELHMPLLAQEAVHPNEWAGRLKNMAQDLENAVSGSLKNAEKAAIVLGAEVQNHPDYAAIYAAAQELADATGAVLGVLPQAANSVGADVLGVNRGNSIQEMLAQPKKAVLLLNVEPEIDVANGGKAVAALKQAQSVMAFTPFESETLREVCDVMLPIAPFTETSGSFISMEGRLQSFHGVVKGFADSRPLWKVLRVLGNVFELEGFEYDSSEQVLREAVNKESLPEKLNNHSTWQGEAVQTASGLVRVGGVGIYHTDAIVRRSAPLQATSHAQVPAARIHPNTLAALGLQDGEAVQAGQGGATVGVRVSADAGLPENVVYLPLHTENAASGALMNTIELTRG
- the nuoH gene encoding NADH-quinone oxidoreductase subunit NuoH produces the protein MQEWFQALLGNEIGLIVSIVLKIVIILIPLILTVAYLTYFERKVIGYMQLRVGPNVTGPFGLIQPFADVLKLLFKEVTRPKLSNKALFYIGPMMSLMPAFAAWAVIPFSDEWLLTNVDAGLLYILMITSLSVYGVIIAGWASNSKYSFLGAMRSSAQTISYEIAMGAALVCVVMVSGSMNFKEIVASQAQGIAGGSIFSWNWFALFPVFIVYLISAVAETNRAPFDVAEGESEIVAGFHVEYSGFAFALFFLAEYIFMILIGALTAIMFLGGWLSPFPQTWGIIGTPSAFWMFLKMAFILYGYLWIRATFPRYRYDQIMRLGWKVLIPVTFVCIVLLGLWMISPLSLWK
- the nuoI gene encoding NADH-quinone oxidoreductase subunit NuoI; the encoded protein is MANLVKTFLLGELVKGMGVTLKNFFARKETIMFPEEKTPQSVRFRGLHAQRRYPNGEERCIACKLCEAVCPAMAINIESEQREDGSRRTTRYDIDLTKCIFCGFCEEACPTDAIVETHILEYHGEKRGDLHYTKPMLLAIGDKYEAEIAKRKAADAPYR
- a CDS encoding NADH-quinone oxidoreductase subunit J; translated protein: MTFSLIMFYILAAIILFGAVKTVTAKNPVHASLYLVLTFCMSAMMWMLMQAEFLGITLVVVYVGAVMVLFLFVVMMLNIDIEEMRAGFWRNAPVAFTVGVLMAVALIMILIAPDTNLAAFGPMKDIPADYSNVRDLGSQIYTTYLLPFELAAVLLVLGMVAAIALVHRKTVNPKYINPADQVKVNAKEGRMRMVKMEAVVHKPAQPETDSDGQAEEGKA
- the nuoK gene encoding NADH-quinone oxidoreductase subunit NuoK, which codes for MITITHYLVLAALLFGISAMGIFMNRKNVLVLLMSIELMLLAVNFNFIAFSQYLGDTAGQIFVFFVLTVAAAESAIGLAIMVLVFRNRNTINVADLNSLKG